From a region of the Dictyostelium discoideum AX4 chromosome 2 chromosome, whole genome shotgun sequence genome:
- the fba gene encoding fructose 1,6-bisphosphate aldolase, with protein MNSKFADELIATAKAIVAPGKGILAADESTNTIGARFKKINLENNEENRRAYRELLIGTGNGVNEFIGGIILYEETLYQKMADGRLFTDVLREQKIHIGIKVDKGVVPIPGTDGETSTQGLDGLAERCKKYYEAGARFAKWRAVLKIDLAKNCPSQLSITENAHTLARYAAICQENGLVPIVEPEILMDGNHTVEQSAEVTEKVLAAVFKALNDHHILLEGALLKPNMVVNGTDCPIKATSEQIGKFTVRTLQRTVPPALTGVVFLSGGQTEIEATANLNAMNVLPNRPWALSFSYGRALQASVISTWKGESANVEAARKVYLHRAKCNSLAQLGKYTGEESTGSASESLYVKDYKY; from the exons atgaattctAAATTTGCTGATGAATTAATTGCAACTGCT aAAGCAATTGTAGCACCAGGTAAAGGTATTTTAGCAGCAGATGAATCAACCAATACAATTGGAGCTCGTTTCAAAAAGATTAATTTAGAAAACAATGAAGAGAACAGAAGAGCCTACAGAGAACTTTTAATTGGTACTGGTAATGGTGTTAACGAATTTATTGGtggtattattttatatgaaGAAACTCTTTACCAAAAGATGGCAGATGGTAGATTATTCACAGATGTTTTAAGAGAACAAAAGATTCACATTGGTATTAAAGTTGATAAGGGTGTTGTACCAATTCCAGGTACCGATGGTGAAACCTCAACCCAAGGTTTAGATGGTCTTGCAGAGCGTTGTAAGAAATACTATGAAGCAGGTGCACGTTTCGCAAAATGGAGAGCAGTCTTAAAGATTGATCTTGCCAAGAATTGTCCATCCCAATTATCAATCACTGAAAATGCACACACATTAGCTCGTTATGCTGCAATTTGTCAAGAGAATGGTTTGGTCCCAATCGTCGAACCAGAAATCTTAATGGATGGTAATCACACTGTCGAGCAATCTGCTGAAGTCACTGAAAAAGTTTTAGCTGCAGTTTTCAAAGCACTCAATGACCATCATATCTTATTAGAAGGTGCCTTATTAAAACCAAATATGGTCGTCAATGGTACCGACTGTCCAATCAAAGCCACCTCTGAACAAATTGGTAAATTCACCGTCCGTACCCTTCAACGTACTGTTCCACCAGCTCTTACTGGTGTTGTTTTCTTATCTGGTGGTCAAACTGAAATTGAAGCCACTGCAAACTTAAACGCTATGAATGTCTTACCAAATCGTCCATGGGCTCTCTCTTTCTCATACGGTCGTGCCTTACAGGCCTCTGTCATCTCCACTTGGAAAGGTGAATCTGCCAACGTTGAAGCTGCTCGTAAAGTTTATTTACATCGTGCCAAGTGTAACTCTCTTGCTCAACTCGGTAAATACACTGGTGAGGAATCAACTGGTTCAGCATCTGAATCATTATATGTAAAAgattacaaatattaa
- the gtr1 gene encoding hypothetical protein: MISKIFSKQSIFAIFVICLFIFILNNNIIDTKLKEKHIKEQNNNNNNNNNNNNNNNNNNNNNNNNNNNNKNNNKKSNVKKNSYNSFRNINFLNEEFPQLYTYNPEEQNIETYHYYEEEEEEEVEVEVEEGEEEEDNYQDKNKLKIFNNEIKEEWSKLPSDIMDKKRICIVTTEIEGPVLGGGIGTAYTALSQKLNEDGHQITIVLVNKVKRLTMEHWIELYGRQGIELVILDFFLLDPLSVGSKVAMENQNKLNPNETDNLIGMIGCTGPCIRSYRTYLWLSRHENQFDFIHFHDNGGMAYFSTLSQRQGLHFQEVNIVIGGHGPHLWERIANSANLDDGKHFEVDYLERKSVQFSNYLISPSNYMLNWMTYNRWEIPKNSFVHQNLLPGKNQQSLSPMLLNDFLFKQQQQQQQDINADQQDDDNDNGLELHDFNEILFFGRLESRKGLDIFLKALESLSQQIKSYSMKITFLGSNTKLMEFNVMADLYIDSVCRRLDIYCQILVGKSHTEAIQYLTTNKHDKLVVVASPIDNSPNTVLECLTHRLSLIATNVGGIPELIHPNDRKRVLFDPKPKSLIKLIKTLKETGISAARFSTDEWTRQMIWSNWHSIAQLDSSITNRNRKLNSVRLDNIKKKLLTIVLIYDRSNLETLLKNINSISSQPSPYFNYNILIAKSSKIPGGSTDKISPKLSKLLKSLNIFYLVTEINDSLLQPFQPWNSKEILEHSTGDNILFLDPLDYLSSNALYLLGRVDQFTNAQIITGSVLFSGNNSIIIDKVFDQINKNIGTTTTTTTTTTTTTTTTTTSSTTSSSLDHSPDTSITSIYMGCTGMPGIMYNCYGSSNLLISRVALQELSNQYPVLKKNNSADNDHFDHLDFNSDIENSGTWDFYAHATSNGYSLQTIPKVLFISDRLEYEPQITYSQETRVLKNFDNILPPTFELSSLATRHFLTTKKLYLNEIINVNTKSKECERLLNSGNINNINSNNNNNNNNQELIKISNDNFNENGEENHMESRNHIKMLFVRGHEKSGTSWLKKVIDLHPRIFMAKQEFHFSIMEEGLDKFTSKPWAAAQEPYKSYSRKWYRSFVRNILLSGVSPSLAPLINWIGEKTPSPLAPIISGSRYILIIRDGRDVVISLFWHYVRLGGFENWCGPNQHHLVNPDYVKEYRADNGTKDYFSIYPERLLEKEICFRKIASGWAKRVREDQSVIDALQSNPVASVFSLRYEELHRNPEENRKALYQFLDLDYNEAEPLSVEDKTIPGGFDEKSDKNKFFRKGEIGDWKNYFTDNNKRWFKEETGSLLVDLGYELNNDW, encoded by the exons atgatttcaaagattttttcaaaacaatcAATATTTGCAATATTTGTTATATGTTTGtttatattcattttaaataataatattattgacACAAAACTAAAAGAAAAACATATTAaagaacaaaataataataataataataataataataataataataataataataataataataataataataataataataataataataataaaaataataataaaaaatcaaacgTAAAGAAAAATTCATATAATAGTTttagaaatattaattttttaaatgaagaaTTTCCTCAGCTCTACACATATAATCCTGAAGAGCAGAATATAGAAACATACCACTACTACgaggaagaggaagaagaagaagtaGAAGTAGAAGTAGAAGAGggagaagaagaagaagataattatcaagataaaaataaattaaagatatttaaCAATGAGATTAAAGAGGAATGGTCAAAATTACCAAGTGATATAATGGATAAAAAGAGGATTTGTATAGTTACAACTGAAATAGAGGGACCAGTTTTGGGAGGTGGTATTGGAACGGCATATACAGCATTATCACAAAAATTGAATGAGGATGGACATCAAATTACAATTGTTTTAGTGAATAAAGTGAAGAGATTAACAATGGAGCATTGGATAGAACTTTACGGACGACAAGGTATAGAGTTGGTGATTTTAGATTTCTTTCTATTGGATCCTCTATCGGTTGGATCAAAGGTTGCAATGGAAAATCAGAATAAATTGAACCCAAATGAAACTGATAATCTCATTGGAATGATAGGTTGTACTGGACCATGCATTAGATCCTATCGTACTTATCTTTGGTTATCAAGACACGAGAATCAATTTGATTTCATACATTTTCATGACAATGGTGGTATGGCCTATTTCTCAACTCTATCACAACGTCAAGGTTTACACTTTCAAGAGGTAAACATTGTCATTGGTGGTCATGGTCCACATCTTTGGGAAAGAATCGCAAATTCTGCCAATCTAGATGATGGTAAACATTTCGAAGTAGATTATTTAGAAAGAAAATCGGTTCAATTCTCAAATTATCTTATATCACCAAGTAATTATATGTTAAATTGGATGACTTATAATCGTTGGGAAATTCCAAAGAATTCTTTTGTtcatcaaaatttattaccTGGTAAAAATCAACAATCCTTATCACCAAtgttattaaatgattttttatttaaacaacaacaacaacaacaacaagatatTAATGCTGATCAGCAAGATGATGACAATGATAATGGTTTAGAATTAcatgattttaatgaaatattattttttggtagATTAGAGTCAAGAAAAGGTTtagatatatttttaaaagctTTAGAATCATTATCACAACAAATAAAGAGTTATTCAATGAAAATTACATTCCTTGGATCAAATACGAAATTAATGGAATTCAATGTAATGGCTGATTTATATATTGATTCAGTTTGTAGACGATTGGATATTTATTGTCAAATTTTAGTTGGAAAATCTCATACTGAAgcaattcaatatttaactACCAATAAACATGATAAATTGGTTGTGGTCGCTTCACCCATTGATAATTCTCCAAATACCGTATTGGAATGTTTAACTCATCgtttatctttaattgcaACCAATGTTGGTGGTATACCTGAACTCATTCATCCAAATGATAGAAAGAGGGTTTTATTCGAtccaaaaccaaaatcattgatcaaattaattaaaactttaaaagaAACTGGTATCTCTGCTGCTAGATTTTCAACTGATGAATGGACTCGTCAAATGATTTGGAGTAATTGGCATTCTATTGCACAATTGGATTCTTCAATAACAAATAgaaatagaaaattaaatagtgTTAGATTAGATAAtatcaaaaagaaattattaactaTAGTTTTAATATATGATAGAAGTAATTTAGaaactttattaaaaaatataaactcTATTTCATCTCAACCATCACCATactttaattataatattttaatagcAAAATCTTCAAAGATTCCTGGTGGTTCAACTGATAAAATCTCTCCAAAACTttcaaaacttttaaaatctttaaatattttttatcttgtaactgaaattaatgatagtTTATTACAACCATTTCAACCATGGAACTCAAAAGAAATATTAGAACATTCAACAGGTGATAATATCCTCTTTTTAGATCCTTTAGATTATCTCTCTTCAAATGCTTTATATCTATTAGGAAGAGTTGATCAATTTACAAATGCTCAAATTATCACTGGTTCAGTTTTATTCAGTggaaataattcaattataattgataaagtttttgatcaaattaataaaaatattggaactactactaccactactaccaccaccaccaccactacaacCACCACTACAACTTCTTCAACTACATCTTCTTCTTTAGATCATTCACCAGATACAAGTATAACTTCAATTTATATGGGATGTACTGGTATGCCTGGTATAATGTATAATTGTTATGGTAGtagtaatttattaataagtAGAGTAGCTTTACAAGAATTAAGTAATCAATATCCTGTACTCAAGAAAAACAATAGCGCTGATAATGATCATTTTGATCATTTAGATTTCAATAGCGATATTGAAAATAGTGGTACTTGGGACTTTTATGCTCATGCAACAAGTAATGGTTATTCTTTACAAACTATACCAAAGGTTTTATTTATCTCTGATAGATTAGAATATGAACCTCAAATTACCTATAGTCAAGAAACTagagttttaaaaaattttgata ATATTCTACCACCAacatttgaattatcatcattagcGACAAGACATTTTTTAACAACAAAGAAGTTATATTTAAATGAGATTATTAATGTAAatacaaaatcaaaagaatgcgaaagattattaaatagtggtaacatcaataatattaatagtaataataataataataataataaccaagagttaattaaaatatcaaatgataattttaatgaaaatggtgaaGAGAATCATATGGAAAGTAGAAATCATATTAAAATGTTATTTGTTAGAGGTCATGAAAAGAGTGGAACAAGTtggttaaaaaaagttattgatTTACATCCAAGAATTTTCATGGCAAAACAAGAGTTTCATTTCTCTATTATGGAGGAAGGTTTAGATAAATTTACATCGAAACCATGGGCAGCTGCACAAGAACCATATAAATCTTATAGTAGAAAATGGTATAGATCATTTGTtagaaatattttattatcaggtgtatcaccatcattggctccattaattaattggatCGGTGAGAAAACTCCATCACCATTGGCACCAATTATCTCTGGTTCAAGATATATTCTAATCATTAGAGATGGTCGTGATGTGGTTATAAGTTTATTTTGGCATTATGTAAGATTAGGTGGTTTTGAAAATTGGTGTGGTCCAAATCAACATCATTTAGTCAATCCAGATTATGTCAAAGAGTATCGTGCTGATAATGGTACAAAAGATTACTTCTCAATTTATCCAGAAAGATTAttggaaaaagaaatttgcTTTAGAAAAATCGCTTCTGGTTGGGCAAAACGTGTTAGAGAGGATCAATCTGTCATTGATGCATTACAATCGAATCCAGTTGCTTCGGTTTTCTCTTTACGTTATGAAGAATTACATAGAAATCCTGAAGAAAATAGAAAAGCTCTTTAccaatttttagatttagatTATAATGAAGCTGAACCATTATCTGTTGAAGATAAAACTATACCCGGTGGTTTCGATGAAAAAtctgataaaaataaattctttagAAAAGGTGAAATTGGTGATtggaaaaattatttcactgataataataaacgtTGGTTTAAAGAAGAAACTGGTAGTTTATTAGTTGATTTAGGttatgaattaaataatgattggtaa
- the mpheS gene encoding phenylalanine-tRNA ligase has protein sequence MIKILRNINNNIVNRYDGLNKSYLNINFYCSTTNNSSGKIDYTKLIPENGNISKSITEKIGKNLHCKRDHPLNIIKKKIQYHFQNKLSDEEHKFQFFDSFEPKVSVKENFDELLFPVDHVGRSPNDTYYFSKDQLLRTHTSAHQSQLLREQEKAFLVTGDVYRRDTIDAVHYPVFHQMEGVKVFKDKVNLAIDGKPFDETIDYYEDNNYKQLQSVKDVEKDLKQSLESMIRSVIGQDLQVRWIDAYFPFTSPSFEMEIYFQGQWLEVLGCGVVHPSIMNNCGLSNDRAWAFGIGLERLAMILFNIPDIRLFWTEDNRFHNQFKGVDKSISTSSSSSSSSSSSSSSTLSDIDIKGVQFQQFSKYPSCFKDVSFWLEDEENFHENKFYEFVRESCGDLVERVDLVDNFTNKKLNKTSHCYRIYYRSMDRNLTNEEIDILQFNLREKLENHLSVKLR, from the coding sequence atgatcaaaattttaagaaatattaataataatatagttaATAGATATGATGgattaaataaaagttatttaaatataaatttttattgttcTACAACTAACAATAGTAGTGGTAAAATTGACTATACAAAGTTAATACCAGAGAATggaaatatttcaaaatcaattacagAAAAGATTGGTAAGAATTTACATTGTAAAAGAGATCATCCATTGAatattataaagaaaaagattcaatatcattttcaaaataaattatcagaTGAAGAACATAAATTCCAATTCTTTGATTCATTTGAACCAAAAGTAAGTGTTAAAGAGAActttgatgaattattatttccagtGGATCATGTTGGAAGAAGTCCAAATGATACCTACTATTTCAGTAAGGATCAATTGTTAAGAACTCATACAAGTGCACATCAATCTCAACTTTTACGTGAGCAAGAAAAAGCATTCTTGGTAACAGGTGATGTCTATCGTAGAGATACTATCGATGCTGTACACTATCCAGTTTTTCATCAAATGGAAGGTGTAAAAGTATTCAAAGATAAAGTAAATTTAGCTATAGATGGTAAACCATTCGATGAAACCATAGATTACTATGAAGATAATAACTATAAACAATTGCAATCAGTAAAAGATGTTGAAAAAGATCTTAAACAATCATTAGAATCAATGATACGTAGTGTCATTGGTCAAGATTTACAAGTTCGTTGGATTGATGCTTATTTCCCATTCACTTCTCCTTCATTTGAAATGGAAATTTATTTCCAAGGTCAATGGTTAGAAGTTTTAGGTTGTGGTGTTGTTCATCCTTCAATCATGAATAATTGTGGTTTATCGAATGATAGAGCATGGGCCTTTGGTATTGGTTTAGAAAGATTAGCAATGATCCTATTCAATATTCCTGATATTCGTTTATTTTGGACTGAAGATAATAGATTTCATAATCAATTTAAAGGAGTTGATAAGTCTATCAGTACTTCATCTTCCTCttcctcctcctcctcctcctcctcctcctcaACATTATCTGATATAGATATTAAAGGTgttcaatttcaacaatttaGTAAATATCCATCATGCTTTAAAGATGTTAGTTTTTGGttagaagatgaagaaaactttcatgaaaataaattctaTGAATTTGTTCGTGAATCATGTGGTGATTTAGTTGAAAGAGTTGATTTAGttgataattttacaaataaaaaattaaataaaacttctCATTGCTATAGAATTTATTATCGTTCAATGGATAGaaatttaacaaatgaaGAGATTGATATTcttcaatttaatttacgtgaaaaattagaaaatcaTTTATCTGTTAAATTaagataa
- a CDS encoding cwfJ family protein — protein sequence MSDDEWIEVKENSDSGKRKKKENKEKSNKKNKSENDKSNNFQENPKDEVKRDDWMSLPINNGGAGSDKFESESWLQQFNKNQDKQSERDKKRERDEELTRILSKTSGLVKSLDILRDNLEGGDKNSNNQTSSSSSSSSSSSSTNDAKPSYFVGDGGASWRAKKLLRSKQQAIETDTDLNKVLNERFDQSEINKIESSSSSSSKYPYHTGSHRHRSKEPTKDYLLNDDKTDDISQQMKKPNQFSQLKWGKSSSSSERDRDRDRDRDYRDRDRDRDYRDRDYRDRDRDRDRDRDYRDRDRDRDRDRDRDRDRDRGRDRDRDYEDRNRSRDNEDSGRNDKDSGNYDNRTHYDKESENFKRNEGFITEKHKNEAKRDEKRYEVVRTEQPRLEDYVKKEIKPNESNESHELNNTIISPATAAATTTTTTTLPTTSSTLPTTTTTTTTTTTTTTTATTTAIKKPMNLNKLSGELMKAKMIGDKEKIEKIESQIKQLKESTSASTTTTTTNSTIVESTNNNTIDNSSKIKLSGLDQFGRKIFLNEKNNISSTTTSNREKEEQEKLKSMDPKIRERFDLKKGEQEQNQYYSDDKHYDLETLVSMEKKQSRTFESSRDMDYDFLKTISKSNAWTKDDREDFGPEFDKSNQKQPSEKKRKEAQGKDIQRFKEKAIESDRRVSMILDKCWYCQSNVIKEMVIATGTSCYLQLPSRGQLASGHCQIIPIAHTISCVETDEDTWDEIQNFKKCLIQMFAKQDRYPIFIETAMKFKQQRHTIIDCIPLTYDNFTTAPAYFKKSLIESESEWAPHKLIDTIKKGGLKNSIPKGFPYLWVEFGYKQIGYLHPIDKESEFPHDFAKTVVMGILELNLDDIHNKRRSKSDESYLIKNFKQNFDPFDWTKQLYD from the coding sequence ATGTCAGACGACGAATGGATCGAAGTTAAAGAAAATTCTGATAGTGgcaaaagaaagaaaaaagaaaataaagaaaagagtaataaaaaaaataaaagtgaaaatgataaaagtaataattttcaaGAAAACCCAAAAGATGAAGTAAAAAGAGATGATTGGATGTCATTACCAATCAACAATGGTGGTGCTGGTAGCGATAAGTTTGAAAGCGAGTCATGGTtacaacaatttaataagAATCAAGATAAACAAAGCGAGAGAGATAAAAAGAGAGAAAGGGATGAAGAATTGACCCGAATTTTATCAAAGACATCTGGTTTAGTTAAATCATTGGATATCTTAAGAGATAATTTAGAAGGAGGagataaaaatagtaataatcaaacatcatcttcatcatcatcatcatcatcatcatcctctaCCAATGATGCTAAACCTTCATATTTTGTTGGAGATGGTGGGGCCTCTTGGAGAGCAAAGAAATTGTTACGTTCAAAACAACAAGCAATCGAAACAGATACTGATTTAAATAAGGTATTAAATGAAAGATTCGATCAATCagagataaataaaatagaatcatcatcatcatcttcttcaaaaTATCCATATCATACAGGAAGTCATCGTCATAGATCAAAAGAACCAACAAAAGATTATCTCTTAAATGATGACAAAACTGATGACATTTCacaacaaatgaaaaaaccaaatcaatTCTCTCAATTAAAATGGGGAAAATCTTCTTCGTCATCTGAAagagatagagatagagaCAGAGATAGAGACTATAGAGACAGAGACAGAGATAGAGACTATAGAGACAGAGACTATAGAGACAGAGATAGAGACAGAGACAGAGATAGAGACTatagagatagagatagagacagagatagagatagagaCAGAGATAGGGATAGAGATAGAGGCAGAGACAGAGATAGAGACTATGAAGATAGGAATAGAAGTAGAGATAATGAAGATAGTGGTAGAAATGATAAAGATAGTGGTAATTATGATAATAGAACTCATTATGATAAAGAAagtgaaaattttaaaagaaatgaaGGATTCATTACCGAAAAGCACAAGAATGAAGCAAAGAGAGATGAAAAAAGGTATGAGGTTGTAAGAACTGAGCAACCAAGGCTTGAAGATTAtgtcaaaaaagaaataaagccaaatgaatcaaatgaatcacatgaattaaataatacaattataTCACCTGCAacagcagcagcaacaacaacaacaacaacaactttaCCAACAACTTCTTCAACtttaccaacaacaacaacaacaacaacaacaacaacaacaacaacaacaacagcaacaacaacagcaattaaaaaaccaatgaacttaaataaattatcggGTGAATTAATGAAAGCAAAAATGATTGgagataaagaaaaaattgaaaaaattgaaagcCAAATTAAGcaattaaaagaatcaaCATCAGcatccacaacaacaaccaccaccaattcAACAATAGTAGAATCAACAAACAACAATACTATTGATAAttcatcaaaaataaaattatcagGTTTAGATCAATTTGGTagaaagatatttttaaatgaaaagaataatatATCCAGTACAACAACATCGAATAGAGAAAAGGAAGAACAAGAGAAATTGAAATCAATGGATCCAAAGATTAGAGAaagatttgatttaaaaaaaggagaacaagaacaaaacCAATACTATAGTGATGATAAACATTATGATTTGGAAACATTGGTATCAATGGAAAAGAAACAATCACGAACATTTGAGAGTAGTAGAGATATGGATTATGATTTCTTAAAGACAATATCGAAATCAAATGCATGGACAAAGGATGATCGTGAAGATTTTGGTCCTGAATTTGATAAGtcaaatcaaaaacaaccaTCAGAAAAGAAGAGAAAAGAGGCACAAGGGAAAGATATTCAAAGATTCAAAGAAAAAGCCATTGAATCTGATCGCCGTGTTTCTATGATTTTAGATAAATGTTGGTATTGTCAATCCAATGTAATAAAAGAGATGGTGATTGCAACTGGAACATCTTGTTATTTACAACTACCAAGTAGAGGTCAATTAGCAAGTGGTCATTGTCAAATTATACCAATTGCTCATACAATTTCTTGTGTAGAAACTGATGAAGACACTTGGGATGAAATTCAAAACTTTAAGAAATGtttaattcaaatgtttGCAAAACAAGATCGTTATCCAATCTTTATTGAAACCGCTATGAAATTTAAACAACAACGCCACACCATCATCGATTGTATTCCTTTAACCTACGATAACTTTACAACTGCTCCAGCTTACTTTAAAAAATCCTTAATCGAAAGTGAAAGTGAATGGGCACCTCATAAACTAATCGATACAATAAAGAAAGGTGGACTTAAAAATTCAATCCCAAAAGGATTTCCTTATCTTTGGGTTGAATTTGGTTATAAACAAATTGGCTATCTTCATCCAATCGATAAGGAATCCGAATTTCCACATGACTTTGCTAAAACGGTTGTAATGGgaattttagaattaaatttagatgATATTCATAATAAAAGAAGATCAAAATCTGATGAaagttatttaattaaaaattttaaacaaaattttgATCCGTTTGATTGGACTAAACAATtatatgattaa
- a CDS encoding hypothetical protein (HYPOTHETICAL 30.2 KDA PROTEIN. 6/101), whose amino-acid sequence MELLKSKLSQFSSNNNIKNNKKVKNVELQFNDSNNLFNDLINENDIISSKNNYKMSDYKLKRNKYPGQIAQLIQHQQNPSLIITNKLDLPIPLNQTSSSSVGGPPPIKKVISYCLSESIDLMGCFDLLENKGFKPQPFKNLFFFFIKKQNNNDNNYNNNNNNNNNNNNNNNNNNNNNNNNNNNNNNNNNNNNNINNNNNTNNSISQQNPNSTKNTNYCISGEVSPRIMASSSPNEHCIEMNRIGVTSPNLYGFSLDHQKYYQQPQPQFSSYPTSPKVYKMEEFEKNHSLIVVYENGVVVCWDLPDSLQYLTFSLFDEFLINPLSSKLIDEMTFEKGYEGTHFSKDQILLQDHHFNTKLAISHSLSQSIRLSLIEENINKLHVIPKNIPSQLVKKGSAGITNHQLSIIVGNSFKIKNSLSKNNLIFKSIVQDYFDQNDSSKKTFQQSSNYLDIKERTQSLNHGIKTINEMVSICRSELESKSSYRLEMTVIVLIFFELLFMILQFVCEIDKI is encoded by the exons atggaattattaaaatccaAATTATCTCaattttcatcaaataacaatattaaaaataataaaaaagtcaAAAATGTAGAGTTACaatttaatgattcaaataatttatttaatgaccttattaatgaaaatgatattatttcaagtaaaaacaattataaaatgaGTGACTACAAATTGAAAAGGAATAAATATCCTGGACAAATTGcacaattaattcaacatcaacaaaatccatcattaataattacaaataaattagatCTACCAATTCCATTGAATCAaacatcttcatcatcagttGGGGGTCCACCACctattaaaaaagtaatttcaTATTGTTTGtctgaatcaattgatttaatgggttgttttgatttattagaaaataaagGTTTTAAACCACaaccttttaaaaatttattttttttctttattaaaaaacaaaataataatgataataattataataataataataataataataataataataataataataataataataataataataataataataataataataataataataataataataataataataataataatattaataataataataatactaataatagtatttcaCAACAAAATCCAAATAGtacaaaaaatacaaattattGTATATCTGGAGAAGTTTCACCAAGAATTATGGCATCCTCTTCTCCTAATGAACATTGCATTGAAATGAATAGAATTGGAGTAACATCACCAAATCTTTATGGATTTTCATTGGATCATCAAAAGTATTACCAACAACCTCAACCTCAATTTTCATCATATCCAACGTCACCAAAAGTATATAAAATggaagaatttgaaaaaaatcaTTCATTAATTGTTGTATACGAaaatggtgttgttgtttgttggGATTTACCAGATTCATTACAATATTTAAccttttcattatttgatgaatttttaattaatccaTTGAGTTCAAAACTAATTGATGAAATGACATTTGAAAAAGGATATGAAGGAACTCATTTTTCTAAAGATCAAATTTTACTCCAAGATCATCATTTTAATACAAAATTGGCTATTAGCCATTCATTATCTCAATCGATTCGTTTATCATTGATTGaggaaaatataaataaacttcATGTTATTCCAAAAAATATTCCTTCtcaattagtaaaaaaaGGCTCTGCTGGTATTACTAATCATCAATTAAGTATAATTGTTggaaatagttttaaaattaaaaattcattatcaaaaaataatttaatttttaaatcaattgtacAAGA ttattttGATCAAAATGATTCAAGtaaaaaaacatttcaaCAATCATCCAATTATTTAGATATTAAAGAGAGAACTCAATCTTTAAATCATGgcattaaaacaataaatgaAATGGTATCAATTTGTAGATCAGAGTTAGAATCTAAAAGTTCTTATAGACTAGAAATGActgtaattgttttaatcttttttgaattattatttatgattttacaatttgtttgtgaaattgataaaatttaa